In Palaemon carinicauda isolate YSFRI2023 chromosome 21, ASM3689809v2, whole genome shotgun sequence, the following proteins share a genomic window:
- the LOC137614761 gene encoding uncharacterized protein: protein MSVNSDFMEENDNTTLEGCLRMMRFSFLEFSKIHNPEIIPVQVPNFYETYLPRYLYWEGPRVNVKNLFVTDFNERHGNCPPVSDGVPHRALVIYGNKGCGKSALLNYLLYQWILDEAKDVRNIKQFSLVLLIDAKTVTSDSPSKVLCKKLVFEYFPKYMSTEEIYEGLKTAKILWLVDGFHEASPAGKNFVRNLLTRFKASMMVLTSYASHAMEIKRLMALSRVKYIPLKLNPLSLDTWELMVPRFLSAKTRNTTMIREIGDRFIICNRESPTLNPSELCIKINNWIKVYYPFLRKKKKTY, encoded by the coding sequence ATGTCTGTGAATAGCGATTTTATGGAAGAAAATGACAACACGACCTTAGAGGGCTGCTTAAGGATGATGCGCTTCTCCTTCCTAGAGTTCTCCAAGATCCACAACCCTGAGATCATCCCGGTCCAAGTGCCGAACTTCTACGAAACCTACCTCCCCAGATACCTGTACTGGGAAGGCCCCCGGGTCAACGTCAAAAACTTATTCGTGACGGATTTCAACGAACGTCACGGGAACTGTCCTCCCGTTAGCGACGGCGTCCCGCACAGGGCCTTGGTCATCTACGGCAACAAGGGATGCGGGAAGTCTGCGCTCCTCAACTATCTCCTTTACCAGTGGATCCTAGACGAAGCCAAGGACGTCAGAAACATCAAGCAGTTCAGCTTGGTGTTGCTCATCGACGCCAAGACGGTCACTTCCGACTCGCCGTCCAAGGTGCTGTGCAAGAAGCTCGTTTTCGAGTACTTCCCCAAATACATGAGCACGGAGGAGATCTACGAGGGGCTGAAGACTGCTAAGATCCTCTGGCTCGTGGATGGCTTTCACGAGGCGTCGCCTGCTGGCAAGAACTTCGTCCGGAATCTCCTGACGCGTTTCAAGGCGTCCATGATGGTGCTGACCAGCTACGCGTCGCACGCCATGGAAATCAAGAGGCTCATGGCACTGTCGCGTGTCAAATACATCCCTCTGAAGTTAAATCCTTTGTCCTTGGACACCTGGGAGTTGATGGTGCCTCGGTTTCTGAGTGCCAAGACGCGGAACACCACCATGATCAGGGAAATTGGGGATAGGTTTATCATCTGCAACAGAGAAAGTCCGACGCTGAATCCTAGCGAACTTTGCATAAAAATTAACAACTGGATTAAAGTATACTATCCATTCTTGCGTAAAAAGAAAAAGACATACTAA